The Anabaena sphaerica FACHB-251 DNA segment CTTGGATTTGACTAGGCAAAATTCCACACCTAAATCAGATCCTGCATTAGCAAGTGTTCAAGCTGAAACTGCCGCAGCTGTAGCAAAACAAAAACCAATCATGGGTCAGGGTACAATTGACAACCCATCTTTTATAAATAAAAATGCTAATGCCCGTGGTTCTTCTAATAGCTCAAACAATAACTCAAATAATAACTCCAACAATAGCTCAAACAATAACTCAAATAATAACTCCAACAATAGCTCAAACAATAACTCAAATAATAACTCCAACAATAGCTCCAACAATAACTCCAACAATAACTCCAACAATAGCTCCAACAATAGCTCCAACAATAACTCCAACAATAACTCCAACAATAACTCCAACAATAGCTCCAACAATAGAGATTTTGGACGAGAACAAAAATCTATCAATCGTCCTGTAAGAGACAATTTAGGAAGAGGCTCTGCTGGTGGTAATCCTCGTGGACCTATGGATTCTTTCGTAAGAACAGGAGAAATCATCCGCGAAAATATACAGGGCAACCAAGGTGGTGGCAACCAAGGTGGTGGCAACCAAGGCGGTGGCAATCAAGGTGGTGGCAACCAAGGTGGTGGCAATCAAGGTGGTGGCAATCAAGGCGGTGGCAACCAAGGTGGTGGCAACCAAGGCGGTGGCAACCAAGGCGGTGGCAACCAAGGTGGTGGCAATCAAGGTGGTGGCAACCAAGGTGGTGGCAATCAAGGTGGTGGCAATCAAGGTGGTGGCAACCAAGGTGGTGGCAATCAAGGTGGTGGCAATCAAGGTGGTGGCAACCAAGGCGGTGGCAACCAAGGTGGTGGCAATCAAGGCGGTGGCAACCAAGGCGGTGGCAACCAAGGTGGTGGCAACCAAGGTGGTGGCAACCAAGGTGGTGGCAATCAAGGCGGTGGCAACCAAGGCGGTGGCAACCAAGGTGGTGGCAACCAAGGTGGTGGCAACCAAGGTGGTGGCAACCAAGGCGGTGGCAACCAAGGTCAAGGTCAAGGTCAGGGCAACCAAGGTCAAGGTCAAGGTCAGGGCAACCAAGGTCAAGGTCAGGGCAACCAAGGTCAAGGTCAAGGTCAGGGCAACCAAGGTCAAGGTCAAGGTCAGGGCAACCAAGGTCAAGGTCAAGGTCAGGGTAACCAAGGTCAAGGTCAGGGTAACCAAGGTCAAGGTCAAGGTCAGGGCAACCAAGGTCAAGGTCAAGGTCAGGGTAACCAAGGTCAAGGTCAGGGTAACCAAGGTCAAGGTCAGGGTAACCAAGGTCAAGGTCAGGGTAACCAAGGTCAAGGTCAGGGTAACCAAGGTCAAGGTCAAGGTCAGGGCAACCAAGGTCAAGGTCAAGGTCAGGGCAACCAAGGTCAAGGTCAAGGTCAGGGTAACCAAGGTCAAGGTCAGGGTAACCAAGGTCAAGGTCAAGGTCAGGGCAACCAAGGTCAAGGTCAAGGTCAGGGTAACCAAGGTCAAGGTCAGGGTAACCAAGGTCAAGGTCAGGGTAACCAAGGTCAAGGTCAGGGTAACCAAGGTCAAGGTCAGGGTAACCAAGGTCAAGGTCAAGGTCAGGGCAACCAAGGTCAAGGTCAAGGTCAGGGCAACCAAGGTCAAGGTCAAGGTCAGGGTAACCAAGGTCAAGGTCAGGGCAACCCTTAACTAAGGTAATTACAGGGGTTCATTTTGAATTCATTCATCTATCTTCACGGCTTTGCTTCTAGTCCTAAATCGACAAAAGCAAAGGATTTGATTGATCGCTTTGCCCAGATTCCGATCAAACTGACAATTCCCGATTTAAATGCTGGTGATTTTTCTCATCTGACAATTAGCCGTCAGATCAATCAAGTCACGGCTGAATTTCCTGATCATTCTGTACCTGTAACTCTGATTGGT contains these protein-coding regions:
- a CDS encoding FecR family protein — its product is MLNKFLQGLLLSLCIFTVFPVAKRANAITPLTQAEIQELRNMVQLIPKNNSQTRPARRLDTLNPGDGVSTGRSSLADLRFNDGSVARVGEQAVFQFLPQTRNFTLSNGTVLLLIPPGRGQTRIKTPNAAAAIRGSALFVRYNKETDTTIIGALTNSGIEVANQEASQRLVLQAGQLMVVVKGEFQGLYDFDLRNFYDQSNLVQGLDLTRQNSTPKSDPALASVQAETAAAVAKQKPIMGQGTIDNPSFINKNANARGSSNSSNNNSNNNSNNSSNNNSNNNSNNSSNNNSNNNSNNSSNNNSNNNSNNSSNNSSNNNSNNNSNNNSNNSSNNRDFGREQKSINRPVRDNLGRGSAGGNPRGPMDSFVRTGEIIRENIQGNQGGGNQGGGNQGGGNQGGGNQGGGNQGGGNQGGGNQGGGNQGGGNQGGGNQGGGNQGGGNQGGGNQGGGNQGGGNQGGGNQGGGNQGGGNQGGGNQGGGNQGGGNQGGGNQGGGNQGGGNQGGGNQGGGNQGGGNQGGGNQGGGNQGGGNQGGGNQGQGQGQGNQGQGQGQGNQGQGQGNQGQGQGQGNQGQGQGQGNQGQGQGQGNQGQGQGNQGQGQGQGNQGQGQGQGNQGQGQGNQGQGQGNQGQGQGNQGQGQGNQGQGQGQGNQGQGQGQGNQGQGQGQGNQGQGQGNQGQGQGQGNQGQGQGQGNQGQGQGNQGQGQGNQGQGQGNQGQGQGNQGQGQGQGNQGQGQGQGNQGQGQGQGNQGQGQGNP